A region of Diceros bicornis minor isolate mBicDic1 chromosome 31, mDicBic1.mat.cur, whole genome shotgun sequence DNA encodes the following proteins:
- the ZP1 gene encoding zona pellucida sperm-binding protein 1: protein MAGASAMGWGLCVALLLLLAATLGLGQQPHLEPGLLGLQHSYDCGMRGMQLLVFPLPGQTVRFKVVDEFGNRFEVNNCSICYHWVTAKPQGPVVLSADYKGCHVLEKDRRSHLRVFIEAVLPDGRVDVARDVTLICPKPDHTWTLDSHLAPPTASSLSPWHTRPLHHTPEHGFVHPTPAPPFLGPGPTHPTLGPPQWGTLEHWEVDRPASIGTHLTQEQCRVVSGLLPCRVSSSSRETCQQAGCCYDNSREVPCYYGNTVTVQCFRNGHFILVVSQETALAHSFTLADVRLAYAPASCSPTQETRSFVVFHFPLTHCGTTVQVVGSQLIYENQLVSDMDVRVGPQGSITRDGTFRLHMHCVFNVSDFLPLQASIFPPPSPAAVNQSGPLRLELRIAKDETFGSYYGEEDYPIVRLLREPIPVEVRLLHRTDPSLVLVLHQCWATPGANPFQQPQWPILSDGCPFDGDSYKTQMVALDRTELPFPSHYRRFTVATFALLDSGSQRALRGPVYFFCSASACSPSGLETCSTTCSSGTARLRRSYSHDTAVPQNIVSSPGPVGFEDSYGQEPTLRPAGSTRNANPRPVLWMVLSLVAVALVLGVGVFVSLSQAWAQKLQEGNRG, encoded by the exons ATGGCAGGAGCCTCGGCCATGGGCTGGGGTCTCTGCGtggccctgctgctgctgctggcagccactctggggctggggcagcagccaCACCTCGAGCCTGGTCTCCTAGGCCTACAGCACAGCTACGACTGTGGGATGAGGGGCATGCAGCTGCTGGTGTTCCCTCTGCCAGGCCAGACTGTCCGCTTCAAGGTGGTGG atGAATTTGGGAACCGATTTGAGGTGAATAACTGCTCCATCTGCTATCACTGGGTCACGGCCAAGCCCCAGGGGCCTGTGGTCCTCTCTGCTGATTACAAAGGCTGCCACGTGCTGGAGAAG GACAGACGTTCCCACCTGAGGGTGTTCATCGAAGCTGTGCTGCCCGATGGTCGTGTTGATGTAGCACGAGATGTCACTCTGATCTGTCCCAAACCTGACCACACCTGGACTCTGGACTCCCACCTGGCGCCCCCCACCGCATCCTCACTCTCTCCCTGGCATACTCGTCCCCTCCACCACACCCCAGAGCATGGCTTTGTCCATCCAACCCCTGCCCCGCCATTCCTTGGACCTggacccacccaccccaccctgggTCCACCCCAGTGGGGCACCTTGGAGCACTGGGAAGTTGACAGGCCAGCTTCCATAG GTACCCATCTGACCCAGGAGCAGTGCCGGGTGGTCTCTGGGCTCCTCCCCTGCAGAGTGAGCAGTAGTTCAAGGGAAACCTGTCAACAGGCTGGCTGCTGCTATGACAACAGCAGAGAGGTTCCCTGTTACTATGGCAACACAG TGACTGTCCAGTGCTTCAGAAATGGCCACTTCATCCTGGTGGTGTCCCAAGAAACAGCCTTGGCACACAGCTTCACACTGGCCGATGTCCGCCTGGCCTACGCCCCTGCCAGCTGCTCCCCGACCCAGGAGACGAGGTCCTTCGTGGTCTTCCACTTCCCCCTCACCCACTGTGGCACCACAGTCCAG GTGGTTGGCAGCCAACTCATCTATGAGAACCAGCTGGTGTCTGACATGGACGTCCGGGTGGGGCCACAGGGTTCCATCACGCGGGATGGCACCTTCCG GCTTCACATGCACTGTGTCTTCAACGTCAGTGACTTCCTTCCTCTCCAGGCGTCCATCTTCCCTCCCCCATCACCAGCCGCTGTGAACCAGTCTGGCCCCCTGCGGCTTGAGCTGCGGATCGCCAAGG ATGAGACTTTCGGCTCCTACTACGGGGAGGAGGACTACCCCATCGTGAGGCTGCTCCGTGAGCCCATCCCCGTGGAGGTGCGGCTCCTGCACAGGACAGACCCCAGTCTGGTCCTAGTGCTGCACCAGTGCTGGGCCACTCCAGGCGCCAACCCCTTCCAGCAGCCGCAGTGGCCCATCCTGTCGGACGG GTGTCCTTTCGATGGTGACAGCTACAAGACCCAAATGGTAGCCTTGGACAGGACAGAGCTTCCCTTCCCGTCTCACTACCGGCGCTTCACTGTTGCCACCTTTGCCCTCCTGGACTCAGGCTCCCAGAGGGCCCTCAGGGGACCG GTTTACTTCTTCTGCAGCGCCTCTGCCTGCTCCCCCTCGGGCTTGGAGACCTGCTCCACCACATGTAGCTCTGGGACTGCCA GACTGCGACGATCCTACAGTCACGACACTGCAGTGCCCCAGAACATCGTGAGCTCTCCAGGGCCAGTGGGCTTCGAGGATTCTTATGGGCAGGAGCCTACGCTGAGGCCCGCAG GCTCCACCAGGAACGCCAACCCGAGGCCTGTCCTCTGGATGGTCCTTTCGCTGGTGGCTGTTGCCCTGGTCCTAGGGGTCGGCGTCTTTGTGAGCCTGAGCCAGGCCTGGGCCCAGAAGCTCCAGGAAGGAAACAGAGGGTGA
- the PTGDR2 gene encoding prostaglandin D2 receptor 2: MSANVSMKPLCPILEQMSRLQSHSNSSIRYIDYASVVLHGLASLLGLLENGLILFVVGCRMRQTVVTTWVLNLALSDLLASASLPFFTYFLAVGHSWELGTTFCKLHSSIFFLNMFASGFLLSAISLDRCLQVVRPVWAQNHRTVAAAHKVCLVLWALAVLNTVPYFVFRDTIPRLDGRIMCYYNVLILNPGPDRDATCNSRQAALAVSKFLLAFLVPLAIIASSHAAVSIQLRHRGRRRPGRFVRLVAAVVAAFALCWGPYHVFSLLEARAHGDKALRPLVWRGLPFVSSLAFFNSVVNPLLYVFTCPDVLHKLRRSLRSVLESVLVDESELGGLGSSSRRRRTSSTANSASSVPLAGRGLSPARSARLLGWLRGSRATSPQRGQARSQDKRGPLNRA; this comes from the coding sequence ATGTCGGCCAATGTCTCGATGAAGCCTCTCTGCCCCATCCTGGAGCAGATGAGCCGCCTCCAAAGCCACAGCAACTCCAGCATCCGCTATATTGACTACGCATCTGTGGTGCTGCACGGGCTGGCCTCGCTGCTGGGCCTCCTGGAGAATGGACTCATCCTCTTCGTGGTGGGCTGCCGCATGCGACAGACTGTGGTCACCACCTGGGTGCTGAACCTGGCGCTCTCCGACCTGCTGGCCTCCGCCTCCCTGCCCTTCTTCACCTATTTCCTGGCCGTGGGCCACTCCTGGGAGCTGGGCACCACCTTCTGCAAACTGCACTCCTCCATCTTCTTCCTCAACATGTTCGCCAGCGGCTTCCTGCTCAGCGCCATCAGCCTGGACCGCTGCCTGCAGGTGGTGCGGCCCGTGTGGGCGCAGAACCACCGCACTGTGGCCGCGGCCCATAAGGTCTGCCTGGTGCTCTGGGCCCTGGCCGTGCTCAACACCGTGCCCTACTTCGTGTTCCGGGACACCATCCCGCGCCTGGACGGGCGCATCATGTGCTACTACAACGTGCTGATCCTAAACCCCGGGCCTGACCGCGACGCCACGTGCAACTCGCGCCAGGCGGCCCTGGCCGTCAGCAAGTTCCTgctggccttcctggtgccccTGGCCATCATCGCCTCGAGCCACGCGGCCGTGAGCATACAGCTGCGCCACCGCGGCCGCCGGCGGCCCGGCCGCTTCGTGCGCCTGGTGGCGGCCGTGGTGGCGGCCTTCGCGCTCTGCTGGGGGCCCTACCACGTCTTCAGCCTGCTGGAGGCGCGGGCGCACGGCGACAAGGCGCTGCGGCCGCTCGTGTGGCGCGGGCTGCCCTTCGTCAGCAGCCTGGCCTTCTTCAACAGCGTGGTCAACCCGCTGCTCTACGTGTTCACCTGCCCCGACGTGCTGCACAAGCTGCGGCGCTCGCTGCGCAGCGTGCTGGAGAGCGTGCTGGTGGACGAGAGTGAGCTCGGCGGCCTGGGCagcagcagccgccgccgccgcaccTCCTCCACCGCCAACTCCGCCTCCTCCGTGCCGCTCGCCGGCCGCGGTTTGTCTCCGGCCCGGTCCGCGCGCCTGCTTGGCTGGCTGCGGGGAAGCCGCGCTACGTCCCCGCAGAGGGGCCAGGCCCGCTCCCAGGACAAGAGGGGCCCCCTGAACCGGGCCTGA
- the PRPF19 gene encoding pre-mRNA-processing factor 19: MSLICSISNEVPEHPCVSPVSHHVYERRLIEKYIAENGTDPINNQPLSEEQLIDIKVAHPIRPKPPSATSIPAILKALQDEWDAVMLHSFTLRQQLQTTRQELSHALYQHDAACRVIARLTKEVTAAREALATLKPQAGLIVPQAVPSSQPSVVGAGEPMDLGELVGMTPEIIQKLQDKATVLTTERKKRGKTVPEELVKPEELSKYRQVASHVGLHSASIPGILALDLCPSDTNKILTGGADKNVVVFDKSSEQILATLKGHTKKVTSVVFHPSQELVFSASPDATIRIWSVPNASCVQVVRAHESAVTGLSLHATGDYLLSSSDDQYWAFSDIQTGRVLTKVTDETSGCSLTCAQFHPDGLIFGTGTMDSQIKIWDLKERTNVANFPGHSGPITSIAFSENGYYLATAADDSSVKLWDLRKLKNFKTLQLDNNFEVKSLIFDQSGTYLALGGTDVQIYICKQWTEILHFTEHSGLTTGVAFGHHAKFIASTGMDRSLKFYSL, translated from the exons ATGTCCCTGATCTGCTCGA TCTCCAATGAAGTGCCAGAGCACCCGTGCGTGTCCCCTGTCTCTCACCATGTCTACGAGCGGCGGCTCATTGAGAAGTATATTGCAGAGAATGGCACAGACCCCATCAACAACCAGCCTCTGTCCGAGGAGCAGCTCATCGACATCAAAG TTGCTCACCCCATCCGGCCCAAACCTCCCTCAGCTACCAGCATCCCAGCCATTCTGAAAGCCTTGCAGGATGAGTGG GATGCGGTCATGCTGCACAGCTTCACTCTGCGCCAGCAGCTGCAGACAACCCGCCAGGAGCTGTCCCATGCTCTGTACCAGCACGATGCCGCCTGCCGTGTCATTGCCCGTCTCACCAAGGAAGTCACTGCGGCCCGAGAAG CCCTGGCTACCCTGAAGCCGCAGGCGGGTCTCATCGTGCCCCAGGCTGTGCCAAGCTCCCAGCCAAGTGTCGTG GGTGCAGGCGAGCCAATGGATTTGGGCGAGCTTGTGGGAATGACCCCCGAGATTATCCAGAAG CTTCAAGACAAGGCTACTGTGCTAACCACGGAGCGTAAGAAG agaGGGAAGACGGTGCCTGAGGAGCTGGTGAAGCCAGAAGAGCTCAGCAAATACCGGCAGGTGGCCTCCCACGTG GGGTTGCACAGTGCCAGCATTCCTGGGATCCTTGCCCTGGACCTCTGCCCCTCCGACACCAACAAGATCCTCACTG GTGGGGCGGATAAAAATGTCGTCGTCTTCGACAAGAGTTCTGAGCAAATCCTGGCCACCCTCAAAGGCCATACCAAGAAGGTCACCAGTGTGGTGTTTCACCCTTCCCAG GAGCTGGTGTTTTCCGCCTCCCCAGATGCCACTATCAGGATTTGGTCGGTCCCGAACGCCTCTTGTGTACAGGTTGTTCGGGCCCATGAGAGTGCTGTGACAGGCCTCAGCCTCCACGCCACTGGTGACTATCTCCTGAGCTCCTCTGATGACCAG TACTGGGCCTTCTCTGACATCCAGACAGGGCGTGTGCTCACCAAGGTGACAGATGAGACCTCTGGCTGCT CTCTCACCTGTGCACAGTTCCACCCTGATGGACTCATTTTTGGAACAGGAACCATGGACTCTCAGATCAAGATCTGGGACTTGAAG GAGCGCACCAACGTGGCCAACTTCCCTGGCCACTCGGGCCCCATCACCAGCATTGCCTTCTCTGAGAATGGCTACTACCTGGCTACAGCGGCTGATGACTCCTCCGTCAAGCTCTGGGATCTGCGCAAGCTTAAGAACTTTAAGACACTGCAGCTGGATAACAACTTTGAG GTGAAGTCACTGATTTTTGACCAGAGTGGTACCTACCTGGCCCTTGGGGGCACGGACGTCCAGATCTACATCTGCAAGCAGTGGACGGAGATCCTGCACTTCACAG AGCACAGCGGCCTGACCACGGGGGTGGCCTTTGGGCACCACGCCAAGTTCATCGCGTCAACAGGCATGGACAGGAGCCTGAAGTTCTACAGCCTGTAG